Part of the Geodermatophilus obscurus DSM 43160 genome is shown below.
ACGGCGCCGTTGTCGGGGTACCGGTTGGTCTCCCCCGCGGTGGCGGCCAGGGCCTCGACGACGGCCGGCAGCGGCGGGAACGCCACCTCGTTGCTGGCCAGCTTCACCGCCCGCTCGACGCCGATCTCCCGGGCGAGGTCGGCGGGGTTGCGGCCCGGCCGGTAGGCGGGCAGCTGCTGCACCGCCGGTCGTGCGCTGACCACGTCCGAACCTCCTGACCGCTCCTCCGCGTCGCGCCCATGGGCGACCGCGGGCGGACTTAGGGTGGGCGCATGCGCGTTCTCGTCGCCGGTGGAGCCGGCTACATCGGCAGCGTAGTCACGGCGGCTCTCCTCGAGGGGGGTCACGAGGTGACCGTCCTCGACGACCTCTCGACCGGGCACGCCGACGCCGTCCCCTCGGGGGCCCGGTTCGTGCAGGCGTCGCTGCACGACTCCGCGCCGGTCCTCGCCGACGTCCGCCCCGAGGCGGTCCTGCACTTCGCGGCCAAGAGCCTGGTCGGTGAGTCGCAGGTCAAGCCGGAGATCTACTGGGACACCAACGTGTCCGGGACGCTCGCGCTGCTCGAGGCCATGCGCGCGGCCGACTGCCGGCGGATCGTCTTCTCCTCCACCGCGGCCACCTACGGCGAGCCCGAGCAGGTGCCGATCCGCGAGGACGCCCCGACCCGGCCCACCAACACCTACGGCGCCACCAAGCTCGCCGTCGACGCCATGCTGACCTCGTACGCGGCCGCGTACGACTTCGCGGCGGTGAGCCTGCGCTACTTCAACGTGGCCGGCGCGGCCTACGGCCTCGGCGAGCGGCACACCACCGAGACCCACCTCATCCCGATCGCGCTGCAGGTGGTGGCCGGCCGGCGGGAGCACCTGACGATCTACGGCGAGGACTACCCGACCGAGGACGGCACCTGCATCCGCGACTACATCCACGTCGAGGACCTCAGCGATGCCCACCTGCTCGCGCTGACCGCGCCGTCCCCGGGCGAGCACCGCATCTACAACCTGGGCAACGGCACCGGCTTCTCGGTGCAGCAGGTGATCGACGCGGTCCGCGAGGTGACCGGCCACCCGGTGCCGGTCGAGGTCGGTCAGCGGCGGGCCGGGGACCCCGCGCAGCTGGTCGCCTCCAGTGACCGGATCCGCGCCGACCTGGGCTGGACGCCGAAGCACACCGACCTGGCCGGCATCGTCCGCGACGCCTGGGAGACGGCCCAGAAGTAGAAGGACCCCTCTACCCCCACCGCTCGCAGGCTCGCGGCGGGCCCCTGTAGAGGGGCCGCTCAGGTGCCGATCGTGGTGGTCGGCACCTGGGACGGGTCGACCTCGGGCTGCGGGGCGCGGCTGACCGAGATCCGCGCGATCCGCCGTCCGTCGAGCTCCAGGACGGTGAGCGTGCGCCCCTCGACCTCGACGCTGTCGCCGACGACGGGCAGCCGGCCGAGCTCGGCGAGCACGTAGCCGGCGACGGTCTCGTAGGGCCCCTCGGGCAGCTGCAGGCCGGTCGCCTCGCGGAAGTCGTCGAGGTTGAGCAGCCCGTCGAGCTCCTGCGGGCCGTCCGGCCGCTCGTCCCCGCCGTCGGCGACGCCCTCGTCGTACTCGTCGTAGATCTCCCCGATGACCTCCTCGATGAGGTCCTCGAGGGTGACGATCCCGTCGGTGCCGCCGTACTCGTCGACGACGATCGCCAGGTGCTGGTTCTCCCGCCGCATCTCCGACAGCGCGGTGAGGACGCCGGCGGTGCCCGGCAGCCGCTTGACCTCGCGGACCAGGTCGCCGACGGTCGCCGCGCGCCCGGCCGGGTGGTTGGGCAGGAACAGGTCGCGGACGTGCACGAAGCCCAGGACGTCGTCCTCGTCGCGGCCGACGACCGGGTAGCGGGAGTGGCTGGAGTCGTGCACCTGCTTGGCGGCCCGGCTGGCGGTCATCGACGCGTCGAGGAAGTCCACCTCGGTGCGCGGGGTCATGACCTCGCGCACCTCGCGGTCGCCGGCCCTGAAGACCTCGCCGATGAGCCGGCGCTCGTCGGAACTCAGCGACTCGTGCGCCGTGACCAGGTCGCGCAGCTCCTCCTGGCTGATCGACTCACCGCTGGCGGTCGGGTCCCCGCCCACCAGCCGGACGAGCAGGTTGGTCGACTTCGACAACAGCCAGATGACCGGGCGCGACAGCTTGGCGATCGCGTTGAGCGGCGCGGCGACGAGCAGGGAGAAGCCCTCGGCACGCTGCAGCGCCAGGCGCTTGGGGGTCAGCTCGCCGACCACCAGGGACAGGTAGCTGATCGCGATGGTGACCAGCACGAAGGCCAGCGGGTCGGCCAGCCCGGCGCGCATGCCGAGGGTGATGAACCACTCGCCGAGCGGCTGGGACAGCGTGCTGGCACCGAACGCGGCGGAGAAGAAGCCGGCCAGGGTGACGCC
Proteins encoded:
- the galE gene encoding UDP-glucose 4-epimerase GalE, translated to MRVLVAGGAGYIGSVVTAALLEGGHEVTVLDDLSTGHADAVPSGARFVQASLHDSAPVLADVRPEAVLHFAAKSLVGESQVKPEIYWDTNVSGTLALLEAMRAADCRRIVFSSTAATYGEPEQVPIREDAPTRPTNTYGATKLAVDAMLTSYAAAYDFAAVSLRYFNVAGAAYGLGERHTTETHLIPIALQVVAGRREHLTIYGEDYPTEDGTCIRDYIHVEDLSDAHLLALTAPSPGEHRIYNLGNGTGFSVQQVIDAVREVTGHPVPVEVGQRRAGDPAQLVASSDRIRADLGWTPKHTDLAGIVRDAWETAQK
- a CDS encoding hemolysin family protein, with translation MSDVWLNILMVVVFVLIGGVFSGAEIALVSLRESQVRALAESGGRRGQAVQRLLSDPNRFLAAVQVGVTLAGFFSAAFGASTLSQPLGEWFITLGMRAGLADPLAFVLVTIAISYLSLVVGELTPKRLALQRAEGFSLLVAAPLNAIAKLSRPVIWLLSKSTNLLVRLVGGDPTASGESISQEELRDLVTAHESLSSDERRLIGEVFRAGDREVREVMTPRTEVDFLDASMTASRAAKQVHDSSHSRYPVVGRDEDDVLGFVHVRDLFLPNHPAGRAATVGDLVREVKRLPGTAGVLTALSEMRRENQHLAIVVDEYGGTDGIVTLEDLIEEVIGEIYDEYDEGVADGGDERPDGPQELDGLLNLDDFREATGLQLPEGPYETVAGYVLAELGRLPVVGDSVEVEGRTLTVLELDGRRIARISVSRAPQPEVDPSQVPTTTIGT